A stretch of the Kroppenstedtia eburnea genome encodes the following:
- a CDS encoding small, acid-soluble spore protein, alpha/beta type, whose amino-acid sequence MARRGIMSEDLKIELAKELGFYDVVQREGWGGIKARDAGNMVKRAIELAEERMANR is encoded by the coding sequence ATGGCACGGCGGGGAATCATGTCGGAAGACTTGAAGATCGAGTTGGCCAAGGAACTGGGTTTTTATGACGTGGTTCAGCGCGAAGGCTGGGGCGGGATCAAGGCCCGGGATGCGGGGAATATGGTGAAACGGGCCATTGAACTGGCCGAGGAGCGTATGGCAAACCGATGA
- the metG gene encoding methionine--tRNA ligase has protein sequence MTKPSFYITTPIYYPNDKLHIGHAYTTVAGDAMARYKRLRGYDVLYLTGTDEHGQKIERRAKEQGMDPQEFVDGIVKGIRKLWDELEISYDDFIRTTQDRHKKVAQQLFQRLLDQGDIYLDEYEGWYCTPCESFWTERQLEEGNCPDCHRSVEKVREQSYFFRLGKYADRLLQYYEENPDFIQPESRKNEMIQNFIKPGLEDLAVSRTTFDWGIPVPGNPEHVMYVWIDALTNYISALGYGTEDDSKYQTYWPADVHLVGKDIIRFHTVIWPILLMALDLPLPKKVFGHGFFQMKDGKMSKSKGNVVDPLPLIDRYGLDVLRYYLLREVPFGSDGVFTPESFIERANADLANDLGNLLHRTLTMVQKYSDGVVPRRLPELTREDERLEQLAQTTVQKVEAAMEKLQFSVAMISIWELIRGTNRYLEETMPWELAKDPANQPRLGSVLYHVVEGLRMVSILIQPFLVRTPARMWEQLGISSGEITSWDSLYRFGSFPAGTKVNKQQPLFPRLDVEEEAKTIVRMMGGTPVNTDSDGKEVPSTPEKKGKKQADEAPVISIEDFNQVDLRVAQVQNAEKVKGADRLLKLQLDLGYETRQVVAGVAQHYEPQELVGQKVIMVANLKPVKLRGELSQGMVLAAKEGDHLVLSTVSGDIPNGTRVK, from the coding sequence ATGACCAAGCCTTCTTTCTATATTACGACCCCGATTTATTACCCCAATGACAAATTGCACATCGGACACGCCTACACGACGGTGGCGGGGGATGCCATGGCCCGCTACAAAAGGTTGAGGGGCTATGATGTCCTCTATCTGACCGGAACGGATGAACACGGCCAAAAAATTGAGCGCCGGGCGAAGGAGCAGGGGATGGACCCCCAGGAGTTCGTGGACGGGATCGTCAAGGGCATCCGCAAATTGTGGGATGAGTTGGAGATCTCCTACGACGATTTTATCCGGACAACCCAGGACCGGCACAAAAAAGTGGCCCAACAGCTGTTTCAGCGCCTGCTGGATCAGGGGGATATCTATTTGGACGAGTATGAGGGTTGGTACTGCACCCCCTGTGAATCCTTCTGGACGGAGCGTCAGCTGGAAGAGGGGAATTGTCCCGATTGTCATCGTTCCGTGGAAAAGGTACGGGAGCAATCCTACTTTTTCCGACTGGGCAAATATGCGGATCGCCTTCTTCAGTATTACGAGGAAAATCCGGATTTCATCCAGCCGGAATCCCGGAAAAACGAGATGATCCAAAACTTCATCAAACCGGGGCTCGAAGATCTGGCCGTCTCCCGAACCACCTTTGATTGGGGCATTCCGGTACCGGGCAATCCCGAACATGTGATGTATGTTTGGATCGATGCCCTGACCAACTACATCTCCGCCCTCGGTTACGGAACGGAAGATGATTCCAAATATCAAACCTATTGGCCTGCCGATGTACACTTGGTGGGGAAAGATATTATCCGTTTCCATACCGTGATCTGGCCCATTTTGCTGATGGCCCTGGACCTGCCGCTCCCCAAAAAGGTGTTCGGTCACGGCTTCTTTCAGATGAAGGACGGCAAAATGTCCAAATCCAAGGGAAATGTGGTGGATCCGCTTCCCCTCATCGACCGTTACGGATTGGATGTGTTGCGTTATTATCTGCTGCGGGAGGTTCCCTTCGGTTCCGATGGCGTCTTTACACCTGAAAGCTTTATCGAACGTGCCAATGCCGATCTGGCCAATGATCTGGGAAACCTGTTGCACCGCACCCTCACGATGGTGCAAAAGTACTCCGATGGGGTGGTGCCCCGGCGTCTTCCGGAGTTGACCCGGGAAGATGAAAGACTGGAACAACTGGCCCAGACGACGGTGCAGAAGGTGGAAGCAGCTATGGAAAAATTGCAGTTCTCCGTGGCGATGATCTCCATCTGGGAGCTGATCCGCGGCACCAACCGTTATCTGGAGGAGACCATGCCTTGGGAATTGGCCAAGGATCCGGCCAATCAACCCCGGTTGGGGTCGGTTCTGTATCATGTGGTGGAAGGTTTGCGCATGGTAAGTATTCTCATCCAACCTTTCCTGGTGCGGACACCGGCCCGGATGTGGGAGCAATTGGGCATCTCTTCCGGAGAGATCACTTCCTGGGACAGCCTGTACCGCTTCGGGTCCTTCCCTGCCGGTACAAAGGTCAATAAACAGCAACCCCTCTTTCCCCGGCTCGATGTGGAAGAAGAGGCGAAGACGATTGTCCGGATGATGGGAGGTACACCTGTGAATACTGATAGCGACGGAAAAGAAGTTCCATCCACTCCGGAAAAGAAAGGAAAGAAGCAGGCAGATGAGGCGCCTGTGATCTCCATTGAAGATTTCAATCAAGTGGACCTGCGGGTGGCCCAAGTCCAGAATGCGGAGAAGGTGAAGGGAGCCGATCGGCTTTTGAAACTCCAACTGGATCTCGGTTATGAAACCCGTCAAGTGGTGGCCGGAGTTGCCCAGCATTATGAGCCGCAAGAGCTGGTGGGGCAGAAAGTGATCATGGTTGCCAACCTGAAGCCTGTCAAACTTCGGGGAGAGCTCTCCCAAGGCATGGTGCTGGCGGCCAAGGAGGGGGACCATCTCGTACTGTCCACTGTATCCGGTGACATCCCCAACGGGACCCGGGTGAAATGA
- a CDS encoding ribonucleoside-diphosphate reductase subunit alpha, which produces MIGTDLLSTETIPRDRQALEGFLQQLMSDFPRLDLHEYVAQQLHSFREEDSVDRIADRMILDALERVSGEEPDWTFVASRIYLLRLYGEASRHPFRQGKPYGDFYELIRGLTESGVYSPLLLEAYTRAEIGELAMMIRPERDHLFTYAGLRTLADRYLARSREGELYELPQERFLVIAMVLMSREERERRLHWVREAYWALSNLYMTVATPTLSNAGKDFGQLSSCFVDVVDDSLQGIYDSNTDVARVSKGGGGLGVYLGKIRSRGSDIKGYKGISSGVIPWMKQLNNTAVSVDQLGQRKGSIAVYLDIWHQDILSFLDAKLNNGDERLRTHDLFTGVCIPDLFMEAVEAREDWHLFDPHQIRRVMGWSLEDFYDEKRGEGSFREKYAACVEHPELDRTTVPAIELMKRIMVSQLETGTPYMFYRDEANRKNPNHHAGLIYCSNLCTEIMQNMSPTLLREERVEEGKILITKEPGDFVVCNLSSINLGRAVPDGVLKRLIPVQVRMLDNVIDLNTIEVPQARITNQKYRAIGLGTFGWHHLLAVKGIRWESEEAVRFGEELYGEIAYLTIRASMELAREKGPYPLFAGSDWQTGAYFEKRGLREEPWHSLAEDVRRHGLRNAWLMAVAPNASTSLIAGSTASIDPVFRREYSEEKKNYKIPVTAPDLTPETGWYYKPAHEIDQRWSLRQAAARQRYIDQSQSLNLYVRHDIKARDLLDLHLTAWKSGLKTTYYLRSTATEYLDCDSCSS; this is translated from the coding sequence ATGATCGGAACCGATCTGTTGTCAACAGAAACGATTCCCCGTGACAGACAGGCATTGGAAGGTTTTCTCCAACAGTTGATGAGCGATTTTCCCCGACTGGATCTCCACGAGTACGTCGCTCAACAGCTGCACTCTTTTCGGGAAGAGGATTCCGTGGATCGAATCGCTGACAGGATGATCCTGGACGCTCTTGAGCGGGTCAGCGGTGAGGAACCGGATTGGACCTTTGTGGCATCGCGTATTTACTTGCTCCGTCTCTATGGGGAGGCGTCCCGGCACCCCTTCCGTCAGGGGAAACCATACGGGGATTTTTATGAGTTGATCCGGGGGCTGACAGAATCCGGCGTCTATTCTCCGCTGTTGCTGGAAGCCTATACCCGGGCGGAAATCGGGGAATTGGCGATGATGATCCGTCCGGAGCGGGATCACCTGTTCACCTACGCCGGACTGAGAACACTGGCAGACCGTTACCTGGCGCGATCCCGGGAAGGAGAACTGTACGAGCTGCCACAGGAGCGTTTTCTCGTCATCGCCATGGTGTTGATGTCCCGGGAAGAACGGGAGCGCCGGCTGCATTGGGTTCGGGAAGCCTACTGGGCTCTTTCCAATCTTTACATGACCGTGGCCACACCCACCCTGTCCAATGCCGGTAAAGATTTTGGCCAATTATCTTCCTGTTTTGTCGATGTGGTGGATGACAGTCTTCAGGGGATTTATGACAGCAACACCGATGTGGCCAGGGTTTCAAAAGGGGGAGGCGGTCTGGGTGTCTACCTGGGCAAAATCCGGTCCCGGGGGAGTGATATCAAGGGATACAAAGGGATCAGCTCCGGGGTGATCCCCTGGATGAAACAACTGAACAACACCGCGGTGAGTGTGGATCAGCTGGGACAACGGAAAGGGTCGATCGCTGTCTACCTGGATATCTGGCATCAAGATATCCTCTCCTTTCTCGATGCCAAGCTGAACAATGGAGATGAACGGTTGCGGACCCATGATCTCTTCACCGGGGTGTGTATTCCCGACCTTTTTATGGAGGCGGTGGAGGCCCGGGAAGACTGGCATCTGTTTGATCCGCACCAAATCAGGAGAGTGATGGGGTGGTCCCTGGAAGATTTTTATGATGAAAAGCGGGGAGAGGGCTCTTTCCGGGAGAAGTATGCGGCCTGTGTAGAGCATCCGGAATTGGACAGAACCACAGTTCCGGCGATTGAATTGATGAAACGGATCATGGTCTCCCAGTTGGAAACGGGAACCCCCTATATGTTTTACCGGGATGAAGCGAACCGGAAAAATCCCAACCACCACGCCGGGTTGATCTACTGCTCCAATTTGTGCACCGAGATCATGCAGAATATGAGTCCCACTCTGTTGCGGGAGGAGCGCGTGGAAGAGGGGAAAATTTTGATCACCAAAGAGCCCGGCGATTTTGTGGTCTGCAACCTCTCCTCCATCAATCTGGGGCGGGCGGTGCCCGACGGGGTATTGAAACGGTTGATCCCGGTTCAGGTGCGGATGCTGGACAACGTGATCGATCTGAACACGATTGAGGTCCCCCAGGCGAGAATCACCAACCAAAAATACCGGGCCATCGGATTGGGGACCTTTGGGTGGCACCACCTGCTGGCCGTCAAGGGGATCCGCTGGGAATCGGAGGAGGCCGTCCGCTTTGGGGAGGAGCTCTATGGAGAGATCGCCTATCTCACGATCCGCGCCTCCATGGAATTGGCCCGGGAAAAAGGACCCTACCCTCTCTTTGCAGGAAGCGATTGGCAGACCGGGGCTTATTTTGAGAAAAGAGGGTTGCGGGAGGAGCCCTGGCACAGCTTGGCGGAGGACGTCCGTCGCCATGGCCTGCGCAACGCCTGGTTGATGGCGGTGGCTCCCAATGCGAGTACTTCACTGATCGCCGGCAGCACCGCTTCCATCGATCCCGTGTTTCGCCGGGAATACAGCGAGGAGAAGAAAAATTACAAAATACCGGTCACCGCTCCGGATCTGACCCCGGAAACCGGCTGGTACTATAAACCGGCCCATGAGATCGACCAACGGTGGAGCCTGCGGCAGGCAGCGGCCCGTCAGCGCTATATCGATCAATCCCAATCCCTGAATCTGTATGTACGTCACGACATCAAAGCCCGGGACCTGTTGGATTTGCACCTGACCGCCTGGAAATCGGGTCTGAAAACCACCTACTATTTGCGATCCACAGCGACGGAGTATCTGGACTGTGACAGCTGTTCCAGCTGA
- a CDS encoding ribonucleotide-diphosphate reductase subunit beta, with the protein MQKRKLYDPAAPNAGTGIINGRSSNVLNWDDCRFPWAYPLYKNMLANFWTPFEINMSEDIKQWGRLAEEEQVAFKKIIGLLAFLDSIQTDYSSKVADYLTDSSLAALMTVLSFQEVVHNQSYSYVLSSLVTRREQEEVFEYWKHDQVLRERNEFIVEGYQAFVEKPEPLTFLRSIVYDVILEGLNFYSGFAFFYNLARHQKMVSTSTMINYINRDEQLHVRLFVQIYRELLQEIPELNTEENRNFVTESFRRAAELEIRWGETVLGDRFDGIRPDELRAYIRFMANKRAHELGAERPFAGYRKNPMRWVIAYQDVNRGKQDFFEGKSRQYSKVSSDNGFDEL; encoded by the coding sequence ATGCAAAAACGTAAACTGTATGATCCTGCCGCGCCCAATGCCGGCACCGGCATCATCAACGGACGATCCTCCAATGTGTTGAACTGGGATGATTGCCGCTTCCCCTGGGCCTATCCCCTGTACAAGAACATGCTGGCCAACTTTTGGACCCCCTTTGAAATCAATATGTCGGAAGACATCAAACAGTGGGGACGGTTGGCGGAGGAAGAACAGGTGGCCTTTAAAAAAATCATCGGCCTGCTGGCTTTTCTCGACTCGATCCAGACAGATTATTCATCGAAGGTGGCCGATTATCTGACCGATTCCAGCCTGGCGGCCCTGATGACGGTTCTCTCCTTTCAGGAAGTGGTGCATAACCAATCCTACTCCTATGTTCTCTCCTCCCTTGTGACCCGGCGGGAGCAGGAGGAGGTGTTTGAATACTGGAAGCACGATCAGGTCCTTCGGGAACGGAATGAGTTTATCGTCGAGGGTTATCAGGCTTTTGTGGAGAAGCCCGAACCCCTCACCTTTCTCCGCTCCATCGTTTACGATGTGATTCTGGAGGGGCTCAACTTTTACTCCGGGTTCGCCTTTTTCTACAATCTGGCCCGCCACCAGAAGATGGTCTCCACCTCCACCATGATCAACTATATCAACCGGGATGAGCAACTCCATGTACGGCTGTTTGTTCAGATTTACCGGGAATTGTTACAGGAAATTCCCGAATTGAACACGGAGGAAAACCGAAACTTTGTGACGGAGTCCTTCCGAAGAGCGGCGGAATTGGAGATCCGGTGGGGGGAAACCGTCCTCGGTGACCGTTTTGACGGGATCCGTCCCGATGAACTCCGGGCCTACATCCGCTTTATGGCCAACAAACGCGCTCATGAACTGGGTGCGGAGCGTCCTTTTGCCGGCTACCGCAAAAATCCCATGCGCTGGGTGATCGCCTATCAGGACGTCAACCGGGGGAAACAGGACTTTTTTGAAGGGAAATCCCGCCAGTACAGCAAGGTTTCCTCAGATAACGGTTTTGACGAATTGTAA
- the lepB gene encoding signal peptidase I encodes MGKKARRAVNEWLTAILVAAILMLVVRVFLFAPYEVHGESMYPTFKGKELLIVNMWIYHVSEPEYGDIVVFHTEEDRDFIKRVIGKPGDRIAVEGGRVIRNGKPLTEPYIRKDPFAGPQVKRRMPETVVPKGHLFVLGDNRSNSRDSRDLGAIKVSEVVGRADIKVKPLRDFRLLFR; translated from the coding sequence TTGGGAAAGAAAGCGAGAAGAGCGGTCAATGAATGGTTGACCGCGATCTTGGTGGCAGCCATATTAATGCTTGTGGTCCGGGTGTTCCTTTTTGCCCCTTATGAGGTCCATGGGGAATCGATGTACCCCACCTTCAAGGGGAAAGAACTGCTGATCGTCAATATGTGGATTTATCACGTGTCCGAGCCGGAATATGGAGATATTGTGGTTTTTCACACCGAGGAGGATCGGGATTTTATCAAACGGGTGATTGGAAAACCGGGGGATCGGATCGCCGTGGAAGGGGGGCGGGTGATTCGAAACGGCAAACCGTTGACAGAGCCGTATATCCGCAAAGACCCCTTTGCGGGTCCGCAGGTCAAGAGACGGATGCCGGAGACGGTGGTTCCGAAGGGGCATCTGTTCGTCCTGGGGGATAACCGTTCCAACAGCCGGGACAGCCGGGACCTCGGGGCGATCAAGGTATCTGAAGTGGTGGGACGGGCGGATATCAAAGTGAAGCCCTTGCGCGACTTCAGGCTGTTGTTCCGCTGA
- the ispE gene encoding 4-(cytidine 5'-diphospho)-2-C-methyl-D-erythritol kinase, whose amino-acid sequence MDVSVKAPAKINLTLDVLHKRADGYHELEMLMTTIDLFDRIDLTETRGGITLDSTSGFVPFDDRNLAYRAVALVKERFGIQKGIHIRIGKNIPVAAGLAGGSSDAAATLKGLNRLWDLGLTVEEMAELGLELGSDVPFCVHGGTAVARGRGEEITPVTPPPPCWVILAKPPHGVSTAEVFAAFQLDRVEERPRLDRMVESLEKRDFNGVCHELSNVLESVTLVQYPKVRRLKEKMIAFGAQGVLMSGSGPTVFGLVQKENLARRVVNGLRGFCRQVVAVRLLGGLERSPLDKKRLK is encoded by the coding sequence TTGGATGTCTCTGTAAAGGCACCGGCCAAAATCAATTTGACGCTGGATGTCTTACATAAACGGGCGGATGGATATCACGAATTGGAAATGTTGATGACCACCATCGACCTTTTCGATCGCATTGATTTAACCGAAACCCGGGGCGGGATCACATTGGACAGCACATCGGGCTTTGTTCCCTTCGATGACCGAAACCTGGCCTACCGGGCGGTTGCATTGGTCAAGGAGCGGTTTGGGATTCAAAAGGGAATCCATATCCGCATCGGGAAAAACATACCGGTGGCGGCGGGATTGGCCGGTGGCAGCAGTGACGCGGCCGCCACTTTGAAAGGGCTCAACCGGTTATGGGATTTGGGGTTGACAGTGGAAGAGATGGCGGAGTTGGGTTTGGAGCTGGGTTCAGACGTCCCCTTTTGTGTCCACGGTGGAACCGCGGTCGCCCGGGGACGGGGGGAAGAGATCACCCCTGTGACTCCTCCGCCGCCCTGTTGGGTGATTTTGGCCAAACCTCCCCACGGGGTGTCCACGGCGGAAGTGTTTGCGGCATTTCAATTGGATCGGGTGGAGGAGCGCCCCCGGTTGGATCGGATGGTGGAATCTCTGGAGAAGAGGGATTTCAACGGTGTCTGTCATGAATTGAGCAATGTGTTGGAAAGTGTGACCCTCGTTCAATACCCCAAGGTTCGCCGATTGAAGGAAAAGATGATCGCCTTCGGAGCGCAGGGGGTTTTGATGTCCGGCAGCGGACCGACGGTCTTTGGTCTCGTTCAGAAGGAGAACCTGGCCCGGCGGGTGGTGAACGGACTCCGCGGATTTTGTCGGCAAGTGGTCGCAGTTCGGTTGCTTGGCGGCCTGGAGCGGTCTCCTCTTGATAAAAAACGGTTGAAGTGA
- a CDS encoding TatD family hydrolase, protein MLFDSHAHLNDEQYAEDREEVIQRAQEQGVTRILNVGFNRKTIEETLELAETHDFIYAAVGWHPVDAIHCTVEDLDWIESLTDHPKVVALGEMGLDYHWDQSPKGVQESVFRQQIRLARELDMPIIIHNREADDDVVRILREEKAEEVGGVMHCFSGSWEIASQCLDMNFHIGLGGPVTFKNAKLPKEIAVQVPLDRLLVETDAPYLAPHPHRGKRNESGHVRLVAEKIAELRQMSLEELARQTFANANRLFRIEDAG, encoded by the coding sequence ATGCTTTTTGACAGTCATGCACACTTGAATGATGAGCAATATGCCGAGGATCGGGAAGAGGTGATCCAACGGGCGCAGGAGCAGGGGGTCACCCGGATACTCAATGTCGGTTTTAACCGAAAGACGATTGAAGAGACCTTGGAGCTGGCGGAAACCCATGATTTTATCTATGCAGCCGTGGGCTGGCATCCTGTCGATGCCATCCACTGCACAGTGGAGGATCTGGACTGGATTGAATCCTTGACTGACCATCCCAAAGTGGTGGCACTGGGTGAGATGGGATTGGACTATCACTGGGACCAATCTCCGAAGGGGGTGCAGGAGAGTGTCTTCCGCCAACAGATCCGTCTGGCCCGGGAGTTGGATATGCCGATCATTATCCACAACCGGGAGGCGGATGATGATGTGGTCCGGATCCTGCGGGAGGAAAAGGCGGAGGAGGTGGGCGGAGTCATGCATTGTTTCAGCGGGAGTTGGGAGATCGCCAGCCAATGTCTGGACATGAATTTTCACATCGGACTGGGCGGCCCCGTCACCTTTAAAAATGCCAAGCTCCCCAAAGAGATCGCCGTTCAGGTTCCCCTGGACCGTCTGCTGGTGGAGACGGACGCTCCATACCTGGCTCCCCACCCCCATCGGGGCAAACGGAATGAATCGGGCCATGTCCGGTTGGTGGCGGAGAAAATCGCAGAACTGCGGCAGATGTCTTTGGAAGAGCTGGCCCGTCAAACCTTTGCAAACGCCAACCGTCTGTTTCGGATCGAGGATGCGGGCTGA
- the rsmA gene encoding 16S rRNA (adenine(1518)-N(6)/adenine(1519)-N(6))-dimethyltransferase RsmA: MERMDEVRIAERTRQLLAERGLRLKKSLGQHFLTDRRILDKMMEAAGLGPEAGVLEIGPGIGALTERLAVEAGQVVAVELDERLIPVLSSLFSDQPHVRIVQGDVMSLDLSRLLQDHLGDCSRISVVANLPYYVTTPILMRLLEEKLPLDRIVIMIQKEVAERLTASPGSKAYGSITVATRYYAETEWVTKVPAHVFVPRPQVDSAVIRLKIRQRPPVEVRDEALLFRVIRAAFGQRRKTLLNALSTGAVDGEGKETISRVLSETGIDPKRRGETLSLEEFALLSNRLHEVTRN, translated from the coding sequence ATGGAGCGGATGGATGAGGTCAGGATCGCGGAACGGACACGTCAATTGCTGGCGGAACGGGGATTGCGGCTGAAGAAAAGCCTGGGTCAGCATTTTCTCACAGATCGACGTATACTCGATAAAATGATGGAGGCGGCGGGACTCGGGCCGGAAGCCGGGGTGCTGGAGATCGGTCCGGGAATCGGCGCTCTCACTGAAAGATTGGCGGTGGAGGCCGGTCAGGTGGTTGCGGTGGAATTGGATGAGCGGCTGATTCCGGTTCTCAGCAGCCTGTTTTCGGATCAACCCCATGTCCGGATCGTCCAGGGCGATGTGATGAGTTTGGATCTCTCCAGGTTGTTGCAGGATCACCTGGGGGACTGCAGCCGGATCAGTGTCGTGGCCAACCTTCCCTATTATGTCACCACCCCGATCCTGATGCGGCTGTTGGAGGAAAAACTCCCTCTGGACCGGATTGTGATCATGATTCAAAAAGAGGTGGCAGAGCGTCTGACCGCCTCCCCCGGAAGCAAGGCCTACGGTTCGATTACCGTTGCCACCCGGTATTATGCCGAAACGGAATGGGTCACCAAGGTCCCTGCCCATGTCTTTGTACCCCGACCCCAGGTGGATTCCGCTGTGATCCGGTTGAAGATCCGGCAGCGCCCACCGGTGGAAGTCCGGGATGAAGCCTTGTTATTCCGGGTGATCCGGGCTGCTTTCGGCCAGCGTCGCAAGACTCTCCTGAACGCCTTGAGTACAGGTGCTGTGGATGGAGAGGGGAAAGAGACCATCTCCCGGGTGCTGTCGGAGACGGGGATCGACCCCAAGCGGCGGGGGGAAACCCTCTCGCTGGAGGAATTTGCTTTGTTGAGCAACCGACTGCATGAAGTGACGAGGAACTGA
- the rnmV gene encoding ribonuclease M5 encodes MLLHRKRVGTIQQISVKEVIVVEGRNDTEALRRAVRADTIETRGSAVGPDVIAEVKRARDKRGVIILTDPDGAGERIRRIISREVPGCKHAFITREEATGDHGLGVEHATPEAIRRALTEARCEEGEPFAAGVSWEKYREAGLVGRPESRLLREELAVTLGIGYGNAKQFFRRLHLLRITEVEFEEALHRVGEDGADG; translated from the coding sequence TTGTTGTTACATAGGAAAAGGGTGGGAACCATTCAACAGATATCGGTTAAAGAAGTGATTGTGGTGGAGGGACGGAATGATACAGAAGCTCTCCGCCGGGCGGTCCGGGCTGACACCATTGAGACCCGGGGATCGGCGGTGGGTCCCGATGTGATCGCCGAAGTGAAGCGGGCCCGGGATAAGCGGGGTGTGATTATCCTGACCGATCCCGACGGAGCCGGGGAGCGGATCCGGCGCATCATCTCCCGGGAGGTGCCGGGTTGCAAACATGCCTTCATCACCCGGGAGGAGGCGACGGGCGATCATGGACTCGGGGTGGAACATGCCACTCCGGAAGCGATCCGACGGGCGCTGACCGAGGCCCGTTGTGAAGAAGGAGAACCGTTTGCCGCCGGCGTTTCCTGGGAAAAATACCGGGAAGCGGGGCTTGTCGGCAGGCCGGAATCCCGTCTGCTCCGGGAAGAGCTTGCCGTGACCCTGGGGATTGGATATGGAAACGCCAAGCAATTCTTCCGGCGTCTTCATCTCCTGCGCATCACTGAAGTGGAATTTGAAGAAGCGCTGCACAGAGTGGGAGAGGATGGAGCGGATGGATGA
- the veg gene encoding biofilm formation stimulator Veg, with translation MGRNALSEIKRTLDGYIGQKIRLKANSGRRKTIERSGVLEETYPSVFIVKLDEDQHSFERVSYSYADILTETVELTVFQDEGQVPVKYVKDPQQQ, from the coding sequence ATGGGTAGAAATGCGCTGTCTGAAATAAAACGGACCTTGGATGGCTACATCGGTCAAAAAATCCGGTTGAAAGCCAACAGTGGACGTCGCAAAACGATTGAACGCAGCGGGGTGCTCGAAGAGACATACCCTTCCGTGTTCATCGTCAAACTGGACGAGGATCAACACTCCTTTGAACGCGTTTCTTACAGTTACGCCGACATCCTGACAGAGACGGTGGAATTGACCGTTTTCCAAGATGAAGGACAAGTCCCCGTCAAATATGTGAAAGACCCTCAACAACAATAA
- a CDS encoding ribonuclease H-like YkuK family protein, with the protein MQFYHPRRGRISLEQMISEIYTYIEEDRNAIYKMVIGTDSQTNHKETLFVTAIIIHRVGKGALFFYSKKKSRPLLDLRYRIYKETEYSLALMERLKEKGFLGASLELPVEVHLDVGRKGETRKLIQEVVGWVTSVGYTAKIKPDAYAASSVADRFTK; encoded by the coding sequence TTGCAGTTCTATCATCCACGCAGGGGCCGGATCAGTCTGGAGCAAATGATATCCGAGATTTATACCTATATCGAAGAGGACCGAAATGCCATTTATAAGATGGTGATCGGGACAGACTCCCAGACCAATCACAAAGAGACGCTGTTCGTTACCGCCATCATTATACACCGGGTGGGAAAAGGAGCCCTCTTCTTCTACTCGAAAAAGAAAAGTCGCCCCCTGCTGGATCTCCGCTATCGGATCTATAAAGAGACGGAATACAGCCTGGCCCTGATGGAACGATTGAAAGAAAAAGGTTTTCTGGGGGCTTCTCTCGAATTGCCCGTGGAAGTTCACCTCGACGTGGGGCGGAAGGGAGAGACCCGGAAACTGATTCAGGAGGTGGTGGGCTGGGTCACTTCGGTGGGGTACACAGCCAAGATCAAGCCTGACGCCTATGCCGCCAGCTCCGTGGCGGATCGCTTCACCAAATGA